One Candidatus Peregrinibacteria bacterium DNA segment encodes these proteins:
- a CDS encoding Glu/Leu/Phe/Val dehydrogenase, which translates to MSLFENTLAQIAKASDLMGLHPAVRELISRHERILEVSVPVQMDNGTWRVFQGYRCQHNSIRGPYKGGIRFHPDVDLGEVKALSAWMTLKCAVVGIPLGGGKGGIVVDPKKLSPRELEAMTREYTRAIAPFIGPEVDVPAPDVYTTPQIMGWIADEYSKLQGRNVLGVVTGKLLPAGGSKGRDTATSQGGVYILEEYLRENGKAAEGLTVAIQGFGNAGSFMAKFLAEKGFKVVAVSDSKSGLYAAEGLNIPMVMSGKASKGSVADCLEAGANSQVITNEQLLTLNVDILVLSALENQVHKDNAAAVQAKVILELANGPVTPEADEILKGKGVPVIPDILANAGGVTVSYFELVQNQANYYWSAEEVQEKLKPIMVSAWQDISANAKKYNATFREAAFISALRRIEEAYKARRSL; encoded by the coding sequence ATGTCGCTCTTCGAAAACACCCTGGCTCAGATTGCTAAGGCTTCTGATCTCATGGGGCTTCATCCCGCTGTTCGTGAGCTCATCAGTCGCCACGAACGCATTTTAGAAGTGTCTGTGCCGGTTCAAATGGACAATGGCACCTGGCGAGTGTTCCAAGGCTACCGCTGCCAGCACAATTCGATTCGTGGCCCTTACAAAGGTGGGATCCGTTTCCATCCCGATGTGGATCTTGGGGAAGTGAAGGCGCTTTCTGCTTGGATGACCTTAAAGTGTGCTGTGGTGGGCATCCCTCTGGGTGGAGGAAAGGGCGGTATTGTTGTCGATCCTAAAAAACTTTCCCCTCGTGAACTCGAAGCCATGACTCGTGAGTACACCCGTGCCATCGCTCCCTTTATTGGGCCCGAGGTGGATGTGCCTGCGCCGGATGTTTATACGACTCCTCAAATCATGGGATGGATTGCCGATGAATACTCCAAACTTCAAGGTCGCAACGTGCTTGGAGTGGTGACGGGAAAACTTTTGCCTGCCGGAGGTTCCAAAGGACGCGACACCGCAACCAGTCAAGGAGGAGTCTATATTTTGGAAGAATATTTGCGTGAAAATGGCAAGGCAGCGGAGGGATTGACGGTGGCGATTCAGGGCTTTGGAAATGCCGGGTCCTTCATGGCGAAATTTTTGGCAGAGAAAGGCTTCAAAGTCGTGGCCGTGTCCGACTCCAAGAGTGGACTTTACGCAGCGGAGGGGCTCAATATTCCAATGGTGATGAGTGGCAAGGCGTCTAAGGGTTCTGTGGCGGATTGCCTGGAAGCCGGTGCGAACAGCCAAGTGATCACGAATGAACAACTGCTCACTTTGAATGTCGACATTCTTGTCTTGTCTGCCCTTGAAAACCAGGTTCATAAAGACAATGCAGCGGCTGTCCAAGCCAAGGTCATTTTGGAACTTGCCAATGGACCGGTGACCCCCGAAGCGGATGAGATTTTGAAAGGTAAAGGAGTGCCGGTGATCCCGGACATTTTGGCCAATGCCGGAGGAGTGACGGTGAGTTATTTTGAACTCGTGCAAAACCAAGCCAATTACTACTGGTCTGCCGAAGAGGTTCAAGAAAAACTCAAGCCCATTATGGTCAGTGCATGGCAGGACATCTCTGCAAATGCGAAGAAGTACAATGCTACTTTCCGTGAAGCGGCTTTCATTTCTGCTCTGCGTCGTATTGAAGAGGCCTATAAAGCTCGCCGTTCCCTTTAA
- a CDS encoding helix-turn-helix domain-containing protein: MDEGLLTLQEAADLLGKSTQTVRRLIKKGELSAKQVQTPQGFQYAVSKASMALRFPRLQIQQIERVEIPGYPPLQEVSSKPEVFLENDYYVLESTPLPHPLDTALDKETVSSRQLFELVQLAHKEKLILITILERLQAELQHERQRPKSSFQWIQKALRWMRFVLRKKH; encoded by the coding sequence ATGGATGAGGGCTTATTGACACTTCAGGAAGCGGCTGATCTTTTGGGAAAGTCGACGCAAACGGTGCGCCGTTTGATTAAAAAAGGTGAATTGAGCGCCAAACAGGTTCAAACTCCTCAGGGTTTTCAATACGCGGTGTCGAAGGCTTCCATGGCCCTACGCTTTCCCCGATTGCAGATTCAGCAAATCGAACGGGTGGAAATTCCTGGGTATCCGCCTTTACAGGAAGTGAGCTCTAAACCGGAGGTCTTTTTGGAGAATGATTATTATGTGTTGGAAAGCACCCCCCTTCCCCACCCCTTAGACACCGCTTTGGACAAAGAAACGGTGTCCAGTCGACAGCTCTTTGAACTTGTCCAACTGGCTCATAAAGAAAAGTTGATACTCATCACCATTTTGGAGCGTCTGCAAGCCGAACTTCAGCATGAACGGCAAAGGCCAAAAAGCTCCTTTCAATGGATTCAAAAAGCTTTGAGATGGATGCGATTTGTCCTTCGAAAAAAGCATTGA
- the dnaJ gene encoding molecular chaperone DnaJ yields the protein MKNFYDILGVNKNASEAELKKAYRKKAQELHPDKNPGNTATEAQFKEVQEAYEVLSDAQKRQRYDQFGSADAGFGGQGFNGFGGQGFNPNDFNGFADIFENFFGGGFGGGGFSGRESKVKGPSRGKDIETELDIKFEEAVFGTTKHLEITKPEVCEHCGGQGHEPNTAVKKCEQCGGKGQVRMTRQTILGQISSVQVCPVCEGRGEIPEQVCRECKGQTRLKKKNEISVTIPKGIENGTTIRLKGRGAAGLYGGTYGDLFLHIRVSPHPKFSRDGATVFSEESIPMLQGVLGANIKVDTVHGKVSLKIPAGTQSATEFTLKDKGAPSLRSEKLGDHKVRIHLKVPEKLTRREKELYEELAKESGTEVTKGFGLF from the coding sequence ATGAAAAATTTCTACGACATTTTAGGGGTGAACAAAAATGCGAGCGAAGCGGAACTCAAAAAGGCCTATCGAAAAAAAGCTCAAGAACTTCATCCCGATAAAAATCCAGGCAATACGGCGACAGAGGCTCAGTTCAAAGAAGTTCAAGAAGCCTATGAAGTGCTATCGGACGCTCAAAAACGCCAACGCTATGATCAATTTGGCAGCGCCGATGCCGGTTTCGGCGGACAGGGTTTTAATGGTTTTGGAGGGCAGGGCTTCAATCCCAATGATTTCAACGGCTTTGCCGACATCTTTGAAAATTTCTTTGGAGGAGGATTCGGAGGGGGCGGGTTTTCGGGTAGGGAAAGCAAGGTCAAAGGTCCCAGCCGAGGAAAGGACATTGAAACGGAATTGGACATTAAATTTGAAGAGGCTGTTTTTGGAACCACCAAACATTTGGAAATCACCAAGCCTGAAGTCTGCGAACATTGCGGGGGTCAAGGCCACGAGCCGAACACCGCTGTGAAAAAATGTGAACAGTGTGGAGGAAAGGGCCAAGTGAGAATGACCCGACAAACGATTTTAGGACAAATCAGCAGTGTACAGGTGTGCCCGGTTTGTGAAGGACGCGGGGAAATTCCTGAACAAGTGTGCCGCGAATGCAAAGGGCAAACCCGCCTCAAAAAGAAAAATGAAATCAGCGTTACCATTCCCAAGGGAATTGAAAACGGCACGACCATTCGTTTGAAAGGCCGCGGAGCTGCCGGGCTCTATGGCGGAACTTATGGCGATTTGTTTTTGCACATCCGTGTGAGTCCCCATCCTAAATTTTCTCGCGACGGCGCGACGGTGTTTTCGGAAGAAAGCATTCCGATGCTGCAAGGGGTACTAGGAGCCAACATCAAAGTGGATACGGTGCATGGAAAAGTGAGTTTAAAAATTCCAGCTGGAACTCAGAGTGCTACGGAATTCACTTTGAAAGACAAGGGAGCCCCTTCCCTACGCTCCGAAAAATTGGGTGACCATAAAGTGAGAATCCATTTGAAAGTGCCCGAAAAACTCACGCGTCGTGAAAAAGAACTTTATGAAGAACTCGCTAAAGAAAGCGGAACCGAAGTGACGAAAGGTTTTGGGCTTTTTTAG
- a CDS encoding S-layer homology domain-containing protein: protein MDISFVTRKFQRSIAGLGLAALLATSVFTGSALAVVYPDVDSHSPFADQIGALSDAGIMTGYVNGNFGVGDTLTREQAAKILVLAFATEVETDASVTCHGSYSAWAEDYLATANLYGILEGDGQGNCNATASVTRAEFAKMAVSAAGLSNDGTMASDWFSDVQDGAWYDSYMGTAVAYSIMGGYENGRMGPGDSITRGQAAKMTYNAMNPVYNPPVDPGDDDDDDDDDDVPTEGGDLEVILSDESSEDYTYFAAGTNAEVAVFEVTASDEDVLITSFAVELASGDADSIVALALYNEEGTRISRVDTSIDSDDIARMTMLEGGYTVEAGTSELFRLVNTFDTIVGGANTSTLYSYAFDSSMIESNAGAVEVENDLVTGIFGLLDEDTGELAVDDGGTLSSIQVGETNAVIASFELEETSSDKDVWLWGISLENTGTANLEDAVTDLALYWDGDWVADGTQYGEYISFQMDEETAPMIEAGTNEEFEIQAKIIGESTEDVIFNVEEALDVLASDEDDNNVAVNVSAYAGTTVEIEAGAVSVVGYDAVSDKFRPDRQDVELGRFEVTPGTDGLELETLNIDFDITLGSNTGTWYVSDLFENFAVELNGTNYSMDLNGAEGTGEEYTVDLDRTLTEGTVYEFVVMADTFSTTEADANGGVIVDYTTFTMDMALENLGDGLSTDGLVLSEVADNNPVTDVTPSTVSFSQLEGETAGVAINVVSISSARSVVVGTEDVLAMEFEVEEEADVSDLIFSQVAIEEASGTGTFDNTEVSQVSLYQVNSDDSEILLDAVSGSQLASNTADFDDFEVIIASGTTETFRVYIDFVDDDANAALTFVAAITTYDVEDDDNNQVYDADDTSADGDFNSEGDQPTSARTITLVASGILYVEMDNEDNTYDTANRRWIQMGEDDEGLAALALRADNEDVTLEEWKLILNSTASTAVTGDADVTAATALALPTAVAGQLKKTGAAGTAFIPGTDGAYTDVDNDGTVTAGDIRLVAGGTIANGYGYANGTTVAAGDTDLTTALALPTSIVGQLRKTGAAGTAFVVGTDAAYLDVNNDGTVTAGDIRIVEGSTAATGLDKLGNLSDVFSDISIYNEDGVLVGTKSLSNQTNMILFDSTSTELSAMVDTTTTYYITGDLNNYGENYVGNLYSTPTVGVGSALSTNLSTVTAGFQANLGWTVTAVEATGDSSNAALDENGNGDSTEAAGEVAYGSTTSGSRADDDATPFTSTSELFGYIASELIEVELLEEAEGVSVSSDLGTGTMNLGIVAITNNSTENIEADGTDLKTQLESIAFQVNKNTDLVIDTLTIERIGGVGSTVAGNVVLNSNQAAATSASALSAGETNTTVLRFLDLDGSAGFGTDDEIAPGETAYYLVQGNVTALGAGASDDFIELSMEDLMDTSTSQNSGDGNVHWYDSLTTGVTQRSAVYMGSTTDIDAVRVAEID from the coding sequence ATGGATATCTCTTTCGTAACACGAAAGTTCCAACGTTCCATAGCTGGTCTTGGACTCGCAGCTCTTCTTGCGACCTCTGTTTTCACAGGGTCTGCATTGGCTGTAGTCTATCCTGATGTAGACAGCCACAGTCCCTTCGCGGACCAAATCGGTGCTTTGTCTGATGCGGGAATCATGACCGGTTATGTAAACGGAAACTTCGGAGTCGGTGACACGCTTACACGTGAACAGGCCGCTAAAATCCTCGTTCTAGCCTTTGCTACTGAAGTTGAGACCGATGCATCAGTTACTTGCCACGGCTCTTACTCCGCTTGGGCTGAGGATTACCTCGCTACAGCTAACCTTTACGGCATCCTCGAAGGTGACGGACAGGGAAACTGTAACGCTACCGCTTCTGTAACTCGTGCTGAATTCGCTAAAATGGCAGTGAGCGCCGCTGGCCTTTCCAATGATGGAACTATGGCTAGCGACTGGTTCTCTGACGTTCAAGACGGAGCTTGGTACGATTCTTACATGGGCACCGCTGTTGCATACAGCATCATGGGAGGTTATGAAAATGGCCGCATGGGCCCTGGTGACTCTATCACCCGTGGTCAAGCTGCTAAAATGACCTACAACGCCATGAACCCCGTCTACAATCCTCCGGTTGATCCTGGAGACGATGATGATGACGACGATGATGACGATGTACCTACCGAAGGCGGAGATCTTGAGGTGATTCTTTCTGACGAAAGTTCTGAAGACTACACTTACTTCGCAGCAGGAACCAACGCTGAAGTTGCAGTATTCGAAGTTACGGCTTCTGACGAAGACGTACTCATTACTTCCTTCGCAGTGGAACTTGCTTCCGGAGACGCCGACTCTATCGTGGCTCTTGCTCTCTACAACGAAGAAGGAACTCGTATTTCTCGAGTGGACACTTCTATCGACAGCGACGACATTGCTCGCATGACCATGCTTGAAGGAGGCTACACGGTTGAAGCTGGAACTTCTGAATTGTTCCGCCTCGTGAACACCTTCGACACCATTGTTGGGGGCGCCAATACCTCTACTCTCTACAGCTACGCTTTCGACTCTTCTATGATCGAATCCAATGCTGGAGCAGTAGAAGTTGAAAACGACCTCGTTACGGGAATCTTCGGTCTTCTCGATGAGGACACTGGAGAACTTGCCGTAGACGACGGTGGAACTCTCTCTAGCATTCAAGTTGGAGAAACCAATGCAGTCATCGCTTCCTTTGAATTGGAAGAGACCAGCAGCGACAAGGACGTATGGCTCTGGGGTATCAGTCTTGAGAACACCGGAACCGCTAACCTTGAAGATGCAGTGACCGATCTCGCCCTTTACTGGGATGGAGACTGGGTGGCTGACGGTACTCAATATGGAGAATACATCTCTTTCCAAATGGATGAAGAGACGGCTCCAATGATTGAAGCTGGAACCAACGAAGAATTCGAAATCCAAGCTAAGATCATCGGTGAATCCACCGAAGACGTGATTTTCAACGTTGAAGAAGCTCTCGATGTGCTCGCTAGCGACGAAGACGACAACAACGTTGCCGTTAACGTCAGCGCTTACGCAGGAACCACTGTTGAAATTGAAGCAGGTGCTGTATCCGTTGTTGGATACGACGCCGTCTCCGACAAGTTCCGCCCTGATCGTCAGGATGTCGAACTTGGACGCTTCGAAGTCACTCCCGGAACCGATGGTCTCGAACTTGAAACCCTCAACATTGACTTCGACATCACTTTAGGTTCCAACACTGGAACATGGTATGTTTCCGATCTCTTTGAGAACTTTGCTGTAGAGTTGAACGGAACCAACTATTCCATGGACCTCAATGGTGCTGAAGGAACGGGTGAAGAATACACCGTTGATTTGGACAGAACCCTCACTGAAGGAACTGTCTACGAATTCGTTGTAATGGCAGACACTTTCTCCACTACTGAAGCCGACGCCAATGGAGGAGTGATCGTGGATTACACGACCTTCACCATGGACATGGCTCTTGAAAACCTCGGAGATGGACTTTCTACAGACGGTCTCGTTCTCAGCGAAGTTGCTGACAACAACCCCGTTACTGATGTGACGCCTTCTACCGTATCCTTCAGTCAACTTGAAGGAGAAACGGCTGGAGTGGCCATCAACGTGGTATCCATCTCTTCTGCTCGTAGCGTTGTAGTAGGAACCGAAGACGTTCTTGCTATGGAATTCGAAGTAGAAGAAGAAGCAGACGTTTCTGACCTCATCTTCTCTCAAGTAGCTATCGAAGAAGCATCTGGAACAGGTACCTTTGACAACACTGAAGTGAGTCAAGTATCGCTTTACCAAGTGAACTCTGACGATTCAGAAATTTTGCTCGACGCTGTGTCTGGAAGCCAACTCGCTTCCAACACCGCTGACTTCGATGACTTCGAAGTGATCATTGCTTCTGGAACCACGGAAACCTTCCGTGTCTACATCGACTTCGTTGATGATGACGCCAATGCTGCTCTCACTTTCGTTGCTGCCATCACTACCTACGATGTAGAAGATGATGACAATAACCAAGTCTACGATGCAGACGACACCAGCGCTGATGGAGACTTCAACTCTGAAGGGGATCAACCCACTTCTGCTCGTACCATCACTCTCGTAGCTTCTGGTATTCTCTACGTTGAAATGGATAACGAAGACAACACCTACGACACTGCGAACCGTCGTTGGATCCAAATGGGTGAAGATGACGAAGGTCTCGCCGCCCTCGCTCTTCGTGCTGATAACGAAGATGTGACTCTGGAAGAATGGAAATTGATTCTCAACAGCACTGCTTCAACTGCAGTTACTGGTGACGCCGACGTTACTGCGGCAACTGCACTTGCATTGCCCACTGCTGTCGCTGGACAGTTGAAGAAGACCGGTGCCGCTGGTACCGCCTTCATCCCTGGAACCGACGGTGCTTACACCGACGTGGACAATGATGGAACCGTAACTGCAGGGGACATCCGTCTCGTTGCAGGAGGAACCATTGCCAACGGTTACGGTTACGCCAACGGAACCACCGTTGCTGCTGGAGACACTGATCTCACAACTGCACTTGCATTACCCACTTCTATCGTTGGTCAATTGCGCAAGACGGGTGCTGCTGGTACTGCCTTCGTGGTTGGAACCGATGCTGCTTACCTCGACGTTAATAACGATGGAACCGTAACTGCAGGGGACATCCGTATTGTTGAAGGAAGCACGGCTGCAACTGGACTTGATAAGCTCGGAAACCTTTCCGATGTCTTCTCAGATATCAGTATCTACAACGAAGACGGAGTCCTCGTTGGGACGAAGAGCCTCTCGAACCAAACCAACATGATTTTGTTCGACTCTACTTCAACGGAATTGTCCGCTATGGTAGACACCACCACCACGTACTACATCACTGGAGATCTCAACAACTACGGTGAAAACTACGTTGGTAACCTCTACTCCACTCCGACAGTGGGGGTAGGTTCAGCTCTTAGTACTAACCTCTCAACCGTAACAGCAGGATTCCAGGCCAACCTTGGATGGACCGTCACTGCCGTTGAGGCAACTGGAGACTCCTCCAATGCAGCCCTCGACGAAAATGGAAACGGAGACAGTACTGAAGCTGCTGGAGAAGTCGCTTACGGTTCTACCACTTCTGGTAGCCGTGCAGACGATGACGCTACACCTTTCACAAGCACTTCTGAACTCTTCGGTTACATTGCTTCTGAACTCATCGAAGTTGAACTCTTAGAAGAAGCAGAAGGAGTAAGCGTCTCTTCCGATCTCGGTACCGGAACGATGAACCTTGGAATTGTGGCTATCACCAACAATTCTACAGAAAACATCGAAGCTGATGGAACCGATCTCAAGACTCAACTCGAAAGCATTGCTTTCCAAGTCAACAAAAACACCGACTTAGTTATTGATACCCTGACCATCGAGCGTATCGGTGGAGTTGGCTCCACTGTTGCCGGAAATGTTGTATTGAACTCGAACCAAGCTGCTGCTACCAGCGCAAGTGCCCTCTCCGCAGGCGAGACCAACACAACTGTGCTTAGATTCTTGGACCTTGACGGCAGCGCCGGTTTTGGCACGGACGATGAAATAGCTCCTGGTGAAACTGCTTACTACCTTGTACAAGGTAACGTAACCGCTTTGGGCGCCGGTGCTTCCGATGACTTCATTGAGCTTTCAATGGAAGATCTCATGGACACCTCAACTAGCCAAAATAGTGGAGATGGTAACGTACACTGGTACGACAGTTTGACCACTGGGGTTACTCAGCGCTCTGCTGTTTACATGGGAAGTACCACCGACATCGATGCCGTTCGTGTTGCTGAAATTGACTAA
- a CDS encoding nucleotidyltransferase substrate binding protein, producing MDTLKWEHKKENYKKALAALEEAVLEYQKNPENKTIRAGLIQHFEFCIELAWKLLKFQLEEGLNQQSTSPKEVVRAAYEAKLINNGELWLKMLSDRNDSSHNYDEALAQKLCEEIIGPYATTLKTLHDSLQ from the coding sequence ATGGATACACTCAAATGGGAACATAAAAAGGAGAACTACAAAAAAGCACTGGCTGCTCTGGAAGAAGCAGTTCTTGAGTATCAAAAAAATCCAGAAAATAAAACCATTCGAGCCGGCCTGATTCAGCATTTTGAATTTTGCATAGAACTGGCATGGAAACTACTTAAATTTCAATTGGAAGAAGGATTGAATCAGCAAAGCACTTCTCCAAAAGAAGTCGTTCGTGCAGCGTATGAAGCCAAGCTCATAAACAATGGGGAGCTTTGGCTTAAGATGCTCAGTGATAGGAATGACAGCTCCCACAATTACGATGAAGCCTTGGCTCAAAAGTTGTGCGAAGAAATCATAGGACCTTATGCCACTACTTTAAAAACCTTGCATGACAGTCTCCAATAA
- a CDS encoding nucleotidyltransferase domain-containing protein gives MTVSNKKDIGLKEEQLTSIQALAKKVPEISKIILFGSRAKGTHKERSDVDLCLVLENPESSDSLHFKLDLEEETVIPYQFDVVYLDAIKDPRFKAEILNHGKIIYTKA, from the coding sequence ATGACAGTCTCCAATAAAAAAGACATCGGTCTCAAAGAAGAACAGCTCACCAGCATTCAGGCTTTAGCGAAAAAAGTGCCAGAGATTTCAAAAATCATCTTATTTGGCTCCCGTGCAAAAGGCACTCACAAAGAACGTTCGGATGTGGATCTATGTCTTGTTTTAGAAAATCCTGAAAGCTCCGACTCTCTCCATTTTAAACTGGATTTGGAAGAGGAAACCGTCATCCCTTATCAGTTCGACGTGGTTTATTTAGACGCCATAAAAGATCCTCGTTTTAAAGCGGAAATATTGAATCACGGTAAAATCATTTACACCAAAGCTTAA
- a CDS encoding adenosylhomocysteinase yields the protein MPLKKTTSSKLATQGRLNIELAEKNIQALMVIRARFKKEQPFKGLRIGLALHITKETAVLVRTLRDGGAKVALCSCNPLSTQDDIAAALNTEKNIEAYGHKGESTKDYYAYLQKVLDFAPHLVIDDGCDLVTALATRERKKAAQVLGGCEETTTGVLRLKAMEKEGVLPFPMIAVNDNQTKHLMDNLYGTGQSTLDGILRASNTLFAGKTAVVAGYGSCGKGVALRLRGMGTQVIVTEVDPFRALQAAMDGHRVMTMKEAAPLGDLFVTVTGDIDVITVAHVKAMKSGAILANSGHFDCEIDMKGLRAFAKTVCAIRPSMQEFTLPSGRVIYVLGEGRLVNLAAAEGHPSEVMSLSFCGQALACEYLVKNAKKLEARVYTLPSEVDQGIAALQLKALGLRIDTLTAKQKHYLRSWQEGT from the coding sequence ATGCCTTTGAAAAAAACCACTTCCTCCAAACTTGCGACCCAAGGTCGGCTGAATATTGAACTTGCCGAAAAAAACATACAGGCACTCATGGTGATCCGCGCTCGTTTCAAAAAGGAGCAGCCCTTTAAGGGACTTCGCATTGGGCTCGCGCTACACATCACAAAAGAGACAGCGGTTTTAGTGCGCACTTTGCGTGATGGCGGAGCGAAGGTGGCTCTGTGCAGTTGCAATCCTTTGTCCACGCAAGATGACATTGCAGCGGCTTTGAACACTGAAAAAAACATTGAGGCTTATGGGCACAAAGGCGAAAGCACCAAAGACTATTATGCTTATTTGCAAAAAGTGCTGGATTTTGCTCCGCATTTGGTGATTGATGACGGTTGTGATCTTGTGACGGCTTTGGCTACGCGAGAACGCAAAAAAGCCGCTCAAGTGCTGGGCGGCTGTGAAGAAACAACGACGGGAGTTTTGCGACTCAAGGCCATGGAAAAAGAAGGGGTGCTCCCCTTCCCCATGATTGCAGTGAACGACAATCAAACGAAACATTTGATGGACAATTTGTACGGCACAGGTCAGTCCACTTTGGATGGAATTTTGCGCGCCAGCAACACTTTGTTTGCGGGCAAAACGGCGGTGGTGGCTGGCTATGGTTCTTGTGGAAAAGGAGTGGCTCTGCGCCTGCGTGGCATGGGCACTCAGGTGATTGTGACTGAAGTGGATCCTTTTAGGGCTTTGCAAGCTGCGATGGATGGACACCGCGTGATGACGATGAAGGAAGCGGCTCCCCTTGGAGATTTGTTTGTGACGGTGACCGGGGATATTGATGTGATCACGGTGGCTCACGTGAAGGCCATGAAGAGCGGTGCCATTTTGGCGAATAGCGGGCATTTCGACTGTGAAATCGACATGAAGGGCCTTCGTGCCTTTGCGAAGACGGTGTGCGCCATACGGCCTTCTATGCAGGAATTTACGCTGCCGAGCGGTAGGGTGATTTATGTGCTGGGCGAAGGACGTTTGGTGAATTTGGCCGCGGCGGAGGGACACCCCAGCGAGGTGATGTCTTTGAGTTTTTGTGGGCAGGCCCTTGCGTGTGAATATTTGGTGAAGAATGCCAAAAAGCTGGAGGCCCGTGTCTACACCTTACCTAGCGAAGTGGATCAGGGGATTGCAGCCTTGCAACTCAAGGCCTTGGGCCTTCGCATCGACACGCTCACGGCCAAGCAAAAGCACTACCTGCGTTCATGGCAGGAGGGGACTTAA
- a CDS encoding methionine adenosyltransferase — MFLFTSESVTEGHPDKIADLISDAVLDAILKADPNGRVACETLVTTGLVLLAGEISTTTYVDIPKIARSVIDEVGYNDASYGFDSKACAVLTAIDEQSPDIALGVDTGGAGDQGMMFGYACRETPELMPLPIALAHQLTARLAEVRKSGLLPYLRPDGKSQVTVEYGDDGKARRVHTVVLSTQHGPEVDQQQIKEDVLREVIRPVCGAYLDEKTMLHVNPTGRFIIGGPPGDSGLTGRKIIVDTYGGMGHHGGGCFSGKDPSKVDRSGAYMGRYIAKNLVAAGLAEKVEIQIAYAIGVKEPVSVYVNSFGTAKVSDAQLAEWVKEEFDLTPNGIIETLDLRRPIYKKTAAYGHFGRELPEFSWEKTDRAAALAARLV; from the coding sequence ATGTTTTTATTCACTTCCGAATCCGTCACCGAGGGTCATCCCGATAAAATTGCAGATCTGATTTCGGATGCGGTTTTGGATGCCATTTTGAAGGCGGATCCCAATGGACGTGTGGCATGTGAAACTTTGGTGACGACGGGGCTTGTTTTATTGGCGGGTGAAATCAGCACCACGACTTATGTGGATATTCCTAAAATCGCTCGCAGTGTGATTGATGAAGTGGGTTACAACGATGCCTCTTACGGTTTCGACTCCAAGGCTTGTGCGGTTTTGACGGCCATTGATGAACAAAGCCCGGACATTGCTTTGGGTGTGGATACGGGCGGCGCTGGGGATCAAGGAATGATGTTCGGTTATGCATGTCGTGAAACACCCGAGCTCATGCCCTTGCCTATTGCTCTGGCCCATCAGCTCACGGCGCGCCTGGCTGAAGTGCGGAAGAGCGGCCTGCTGCCCTATTTACGCCCGGATGGGAAAAGCCAAGTGACGGTGGAGTATGGAGACGATGGCAAAGCTCGACGCGTGCATACGGTGGTTTTGTCCACACAGCATGGGCCCGAAGTCGATCAGCAGCAAATCAAAGAAGACGTTTTGCGCGAAGTGATTCGTCCGGTGTGCGGGGCTTATTTAGATGAGAAGACGATGCTTCATGTGAACCCCACGGGACGCTTCATTATTGGAGGCCCTCCAGGGGACAGTGGCCTCACCGGGCGAAAAATCATTGTGGACACTTATGGAGGCATGGGGCACCACGGAGGCGGATGTTTTTCGGGAAAAGATCCCAGCAAAGTGGATCGCAGTGGGGCCTATATGGGCCGCTACATTGCTAAAAATTTGGTGGCGGCGGGCTTGGCTGAAAAAGTGGAAATTCAAATTGCTTATGCCATTGGCGTGAAGGAACCGGTTTCGGTGTATGTGAACAGTTTTGGCACAGCTAAGGTTTCGGATGCTCAGCTTGCCGAATGGGTGAAGGAGGAATTCGATCTCACTCCAAATGGAATTATTGAAACTTTGGATTTGCGCCGTCCCATTTACAAAAAGACGGCTGCTTATGGGCACTTTGGTCGTGAACTCCCTGAATTTTCTTGGGAGAAAACCGATCGTGCCGCTGCCCTCGCCGCTCGCCTTGTTTAA